In one window of bacterium DNA:
- a CDS encoding nucleotidyltransferase family protein yields the protein MDARPPSLTSKEQIATFCRQHKIRKLSLFGSVLRDDFGPESDIDVLVEFSQDAKVGLFELYDLEMELSSIFGRRKVEINTPRSLSKYFRDTVMDEAKVQYVQA from the coding sequence ATGGATGCCAGGCCCCCCAGCCTCACCAGCAAAGAGCAGATCGCCACGTTCTGCAGGCAGCATAAGATCCGGAAACTGTCTCTGTTCGGCTCCGTTCTGAGAGATGATTTCGGTCCGGAGAGCGATATTGATGTGCTGGTGGAGTTCTCCCAGGATGCCAAAGTCGGGTTATTTGAGCTTTACGATCTGGAAATGGAACTTTCCTCGATCTTCGGGAGGAGGAAGGTCGAGATCAATACTCCGAGAAGCCTGAGCAAATATTTTCGGGATACCGTCATGGATGAGGCCAAGGTGCAGTATGTCCAGGCGTGA